The following is a genomic window from Methanosphaera cuniculi.
CTATGAAATAACACAGGAATATCCTGGTGTATTATCATTTAAAACAGATGCAACTGATGATGAAATACTTAAACTAGGAGAACACCTAGGATATACTCATGAAATACTAAAATCAATCACAACAACACTACCTGAACAACTACAAGAATCAATTGAAACTATCAACTGGGAAGACCATATAAATGGAACATTCAAAGTACGTGTTAAAAGAATGGGAAATGGAGATGTAGATAAAGATAGTATAGAACGAAACATTGGAGGATACATAAAACAACAAACAAATGCAGATGTAAATCTTGATAACTCAGATACCACAGTAAAACTAGTATACACAGATCCAAAAACACAAACAAATGAATTTAAAGAAGAACGAGTAGTAGGATATAATAAAGTAATAATAACAACCCAGCTAATAGAACAAGATAAAAAACACTTCTTTGATAACAAACCACATAAAAGACCATACTTCCATCCTGGATCTATGAGTCCAAAACTAGCATTATGTATGGTAAACTTAGCTCATACAAAAGAAAATGACACAGTACTAGATCCTTTCTGTGGAACAGGTGGAATACTAATAGAAGCAGGAGATCTAAACACACGACTTATAGGATCAGACATTGAAAAATGCATGTATGAAGGATCAAAATTAAATCTGGCACATGAAGGATTTGATGATTTTGAAATACACTGGGAAGATGTACGAAAACTTAACTTAGATGAAAAAGTTGATGCTGTAGCAATGGATCCACCATATGGAATATCAACAACTCTTGGTGGTGATGATACAAAACAACTCTATACAGAAGCACTAAATTCAATAGCACAATACATAAAAGATGATGGATACATCTGTATGGCATCACCTCACTACATAGACTTATATGAAGTAGTTGATAATACACCACTAACTATAAAAGAACAACATGAAATAAGAATGCATAA
Proteins encoded in this region:
- a CDS encoding TIGR01177 family methyltransferase yields the protein MEITVILSQENETLPKAELIARLETLEISYEITQEYPGVLSFKTDATDDEILKLGEHLGYTHEILKSITTTLPEQLQESIETINWEDHINGTFKVRVKRMGNGDVDKDSIERNIGGYIKQQTNADVNLDNSDTTVKLVYTDPKTQTNEFKEERVVGYNKVIITTQLIEQDKKHFFDNKPHKRPYFHPGSMSPKLALCMVNLAHTKENDTVLDPFCGTGGILIEAGDLNTRLIGSDIEKCMYEGSKLNLAHEGFDDFEIHWEDVRKLNLDEKVDAVAMDPPYGISTTLGGDDTKQLYTEALNSIAQYIKDDGYICMASPHYIDLYEVVDNTPLTIKEQHEIRMHKSLTRIITVLTK